A single Lampris incognitus isolate fLamInc1 unplaced genomic scaffold, fLamInc1.hap2 scaffold_207, whole genome shotgun sequence DNA region contains:
- the LOC130132962 gene encoding DLA class II histocompatibility antigen, DR-1 beta chain-like, producing the protein MLMCSVYNFYPKYISVTWLRDGQPVTSDVTSTDELANGDWYYQIHSYLEYTPRSGEKITCMVEHASFPSPKKVDWNPSMSQSDRNKIASGASGLLLGLILSLAGLIYYTWILK; encoded by the exons atgctgatgtgcagtgtctacaacttctaccccaaatacatcagtgtcacctggctgagagacggacagccggtgacctctgacgtcacttccaccgatgagctggcaaatggtgattggtactaccagatccactcctacctggagtacacgcccag gtctggagagaagatcacctgcatggtggaacacgccagtttcccctctcctaagaaagtggactgga atccctccatgtcacaatcagacagaaacaagatcgccagcggagcgtcaggtctgcttctgggtttgattttgtctttggcaggtctgatctacta TACGTGGATCCTGAAGTAG
- the LOC130132964 gene encoding H-2 class II histocompatibility antigen, E-S beta chain-like — MASCCLVVCCSLLVVGFYGADAFLHYYLATCVFTSSELPDIEYIYSHYFNKIEFIRFNSTVGKFVGYTELGIRNAELWNNDPAFLAQRRAQKETYCKPNIEIQYRAALDKTAEPSVRLTSVTPPSGRHPAMLMCSVYNFYPKYISVTWLRDGQPVTSDVTSTDELANGDWYYQIHSHLEYTPRSGEQITCMVEHASFPSPKKVDWNPSMSQSDSNKIATGASGLLLGLILSLAGLIYYKRKARGRVLVPTS, encoded by the exons atggcttcatgctgccttgttgtgtgttgctccctcctggtcgtgggtttctatggagcag aTGCGTTTTTGCATTATTACCTGGCCACATGTGTGTTCACCTCCTCTGAGCTTCCTGACATAGAGTACATATACTCTCATTATTTCAATAAGATAGAATTTATCaggtttaacagcactgtgggAAAGTTTGTTGGATACACTGAACTTGGTATCCGTAACGCAGAGCTCTGGAACAACGATCCTGCATTTCTGGCACAAAGGAGAGCTCAGAAAGAGACGTACTGCAAACCTAATATAGAGATACAGTACCGAGCTGCActggataagacag ctgagcccagtgtgagactgacttcagtgacgccccctagtggccgacatccggccatgctgatgtgcagtgtgtacaacttctaccccaaatacatcagtgtcacctggctgagagacggacagccggtgacctctgacgtcacttccaccgatgagctggcaaatggtgattggtactaccagatccactcccacctggagtacacgcccag gtctggagagcagatcacctgcatggtggaacacgccagtttcccctctcctaagaaagtggactgga atccctccatgTCACAATCAGACAGTAACAAGATCGCCACCGGAGCGTCAGGTCTGcttctgggtttgattttgtctttggcaggtctgatctactacaagaggaaggccagag ggcgtgttctggttccaaccagctga